In Leptospirillum ferriphilum, the following proteins share a genomic window:
- the murA gene encoding UDP-N-acetylglucosamine 1-carboxyvinyltransferase — translation MDRFHIVGGSPLRGEVIVSGSKNSALPILFSSLLGGGLEISNVPSLRDIRTAFSLLSQLGIRAEPLVSADSEKTDLTNGTSYHTNDGWPGKYRLVEESIEAHEAPYDLVRTMRASILCLGPLLARRKRGRVSLPGGCLIGARPVDIHLNAFVRMGAKISIDHGYIDAHTSGLTGCDIHLPYPTVTGTENILMAATLARGTTRIFNAAQEPEVSDLAFSLIARGARIEGIGTSSIKVTGVDSLFEAPYTVMSDRIEAGTFLVAGALLGEDLTIRNVDVSCLDSLLGTLRDIGADFQEKNGSVSISRIRKPRGTSARTEPYPGFPTDMQAQILPLMAIAEGPSTVVETVFENRFTHVMEMNRMGANIDIHGSRAFVRGGASLEGASVMASDLRASAGLVLAALIAKGESEIQRVYHIDRGYERIETKLESIGARIKRVRGEEIS, via the coding sequence GTGGATCGGTTTCATATCGTCGGGGGATCCCCATTACGCGGGGAAGTCATCGTTTCAGGGTCGAAAAACTCTGCCCTTCCTATTCTTTTTTCCTCTCTTCTTGGGGGAGGTCTTGAAATTTCCAATGTTCCCTCCCTTCGGGATATCCGGACAGCCTTCTCGCTGTTGTCCCAGCTGGGTATCCGGGCTGAACCTCTCGTTTCGGCGGATTCGGAAAAGACAGATCTGACCAACGGCACTTCTTATCACACGAATGACGGGTGGCCGGGAAAATATCGGTTAGTGGAAGAAAGCATCGAAGCCCATGAGGCACCTTATGATCTGGTCCGGACGATGAGGGCTTCTATTTTGTGCCTGGGACCGCTTCTTGCCAGACGGAAGAGGGGCAGGGTTTCTCTTCCAGGCGGGTGTCTGATTGGTGCCCGACCGGTGGATATTCATCTGAATGCTTTTGTCCGCATGGGTGCAAAGATCTCAATCGATCATGGCTATATTGATGCCCATACGAGCGGCCTGACCGGATGCGATATTCATTTGCCCTACCCGACGGTGACCGGCACGGAGAATATTTTGATGGCGGCGACTCTTGCTCGGGGTACGACCCGGATATTCAACGCGGCACAGGAGCCCGAAGTCAGCGACCTTGCCTTTTCCCTGATCGCCCGTGGAGCTCGGATCGAAGGGATTGGTACATCATCGATAAAAGTTACGGGTGTGGACAGTCTTTTTGAAGCTCCCTATACCGTGATGAGCGACAGAATCGAGGCGGGGACGTTTCTTGTTGCGGGGGCACTTTTGGGAGAGGACCTGACGATCCGGAATGTGGATGTGTCCTGTCTTGATTCCTTGCTTGGAACCCTGAGAGATATCGGGGCCGATTTTCAGGAGAAGAACGGTTCGGTTTCGATCAGCCGAATCCGGAAGCCCCGCGGGACGTCCGCTCGTACGGAGCCTTATCCGGGATTCCCGACAGATATGCAAGCACAGATTCTTCCTCTCATGGCGATTGCGGAAGGTCCTTCCACAGTCGTTGAGACCGTCTTTGAAAACCGGTTCACGCATGTGATGGAAATGAATCGTATGGGAGCCAATATTGATATTCATGGCTCCAGGGCATTTGTCCGGGGAGGGGCCAGCCTTGAAGGCGCTTCCGTCATGGCTTCCGATCTGAGAGCCTCTGCCGGACTTGTTCTGGCGGCCCTGATCGCAAAAGGCGAATCGGAAATCCAGCGGGTGTATCATATAGACCGTGGCTACGAAAGGATTGAAACGAAACTTGAGAGTATCGGTGCCCGGATCAAGAGGGTCCGTGGGGAGGAGATATCATAG
- the prmC gene encoding peptide chain release factor N(5)-glutamine methyltransferase — MIWAQKGKPAAGSRIVDWLKWGEETLSCLPEGSARESRDLLGELLGDPLAAWTRDREVLPDELSACYASWVERRCQREPFHLITGSVPFLEDRYAVAPGTLVPRPETEILVENVLRVLDSRSPQRILDLGCGSGVLGISLLKEFPKARCLAVDRSVMPLEVSRKNALFHGVQSRIHFIHGDWTEMLRLDQRFDLIVSNPPYIASGDIACLDPEILFYEPREALDGGPDGLVFYRRLMAVLPGLLSSGGVAAVEIGSCQGDFFRSEEGIVSGCGGPLVFPDILGLDRIVLWKKG; from the coding sequence ATGATTTGGGCACAAAAGGGGAAACCCGCTGCCGGAAGCCGGATCGTCGACTGGCTGAAGTGGGGAGAAGAGACGCTCTCCTGTCTTCCGGAAGGTTCTGCGCGGGAATCCCGTGACCTTTTGGGGGAACTTCTCGGAGATCCCCTGGCCGCCTGGACCAGAGACAGGGAGGTTTTGCCGGACGAATTGTCGGCTTGTTACGCGTCCTGGGTGGAAAGGCGTTGTCAGAGAGAACCCTTTCATCTGATCACAGGGTCGGTTCCTTTTCTGGAAGATCGCTATGCAGTCGCTCCGGGCACGCTGGTTCCCCGACCGGAAACGGAGATTCTTGTCGAAAATGTTCTCCGTGTCCTTGATTCTCGAAGTCCACAACGGATCCTTGATCTGGGATGCGGAAGCGGGGTCCTTGGCATTTCTCTTCTGAAAGAATTTCCAAAGGCCCGTTGTCTTGCGGTCGACCGTTCTGTTATGCCATTGGAAGTGTCACGCAAAAATGCTCTTTTTCATGGCGTCCAGTCCCGTATCCATTTCATTCATGGAGACTGGACGGAAATGCTGCGGTTGGACCAGAGGTTCGATCTGATCGTTTCCAATCCTCCCTATATTGCTTCCGGAGACATTGCCTGTCTTGATCCGGAAATCCTGTTTTATGAGCCAAGGGAAGCTCTTGACGGTGGACCGGATGGACTGGTTTTTTACAGAAGACTGATGGCGGTCTTGCCGGGTCTTCTTTCTTCGGGAGGGGTGGCTGCAGTGGAAATTGGATCCTGCCAGGGAGATTTTTTCAGATCGGAGGAAGGAATTGTTTCCGGTTGTGGGGGGCCACTGGTTTTTCCGGATATCCTTGGTCTGGATCGAATCGTTCTCTGGAAGAAAGGCTAG